The sequence GAAAACCCTGGCGGAAATCACTAGAGTCTTTCAGACCAAGTAAGCAAATGGGATTCCCATCATAGTCTGGCCATTTGCTTGAGTAAAACAACTCGTTTTATTTAAactttagattaattaattacagagtCTGTAATTGATAATTCATTTTTTACATTGCTTGACAGTCCTATTTTAAAGTAAATCTTCATAAATAGTAAAAGTTATTGCTTATGGTGAAAATGTATGATTCTCATGACTCTCATGCAATCTATACTGTAACTATCTTGAAGGTGAATTCAGCAAGTAATTCctgactgatataaaaagaatATTGCATTGTGCCAAACGAGGCAAGTGCAGCATCAGCATTGAATTTCACTGAACATGTTCGCACCCTTTGTTTCCCTAAGGTATCAACCATCTGGACAGACCAACAGTGGCGTTGGTGTCCAGTATGCTGTGGCCATCAACGTCCCGGCAAACCAGTGTGGGGCCACATTCAGTCAGAACTTCCTCAGCCAAGAGGACGAAAGAACGGTCAAGCGGGAACTCACGGCCAAGAAGCTCTACCAGGGGCCACAGATGGTCGCTGCCACTCCAAAGGGTAAGAGTCACTCATCTAAGATCCACTCAGAGCGTGCCTTGCTCATGTGCACTGACTTAGACCAAGCTGTCACTCCTGTGCAAAACCTGCTGAACAAGGACAAAGATGGCTGTGTGGTGTTCTACACCTACAACTCCCCATGTCTGGAGTACTGCCTGAACCCTGGATTTGACGAGAACGAAAGGAACCGGGAGAAGGTCGGGAGAGAGAGGGCCGAGAGAAGGGGGGAAACGTACAACTTGCCTCCCGCTGTGGCAAGGTGCATCCTGAACTCTCTCAGTATGCTCTCCAACCACAATGGTCCCAAGGCCTTCGTGTTCAGTCAGGTCTACAGGAATGATATAAACAAGCCTGAGCTGGCAGCTGCCCTGAAGAAGGTTGCAGAGCAGGTTCCCCTCTACAAGTGTACCACCAACTCCTGTGTCAAGTGTCTGAACAATAATGAGATCAACAACGAATGCCTGTCTTAAGAGATAAACATTGCAATTACTGTACGttgagatttttttattttaatgttaATGATTACAATCTTTTGACTTGATTTACTAACCAATTAATACTTCCTAAATGCTAACTGCTGTAACAATTGTgatttgtaatgttttattaGCAGTAATACAAATCTCAGCAACGATTAAAGATGTTTGTCTTTGTTATAAGATACATAacatggatattcagtatgaacaatgtatgaacaacatacaGATACatgtatgtgcagtgtagttgCAGTAAcagtgtgcaaacacacatacgccatCTTACATTAGCTCTTAAAGCATATTTTACACAGTACTCTCCAGTGACTCACCCAGCAACACATCCCTTCAAGCTGAATAGAAACTATTTCAGATGAAGACTTTATAGTACCTAGTACCAGTTGAGGAATTGGTCTGTCGGATTGAATCAAGTCAACAATCTAGGCACAGGATGGGGTGGGCCTGTTACTAATAGCTCACAACAGCACCCTCTAGTGGGGAAATAAAGTTTAGTAAAGCTTATTCAGATTCAGATTTTCCCATGTCAGTGTTGCCTGatgttgtcatactcaaatttgagtcagaatatgagtctgatactgctccattgggacgtaattatggggtgtgtttaaaccgatacagggggggaatgcctctgcactcaattggatagacctaaccaatcagagcaacgattgccacaaatgccttaacattgttttctggtcttttgtaaaggttattgtgccgtcaatatctACAACACTCTACTACACTCTAACtgcaacactcattagcgaaatctaagagatacgtagtagggaaggctattaggaaaaactgatagcctatatcaggggttcccaaacttttccacgacaaggccccccaaatgcCACTAGATTCCGttcaaggacccccttgatgtgttattaaacccatcaatactatggcaaatgtaaaaatacattaaacttatcctaataattattttagccacaagcactttgcgatggagcatacagtgtgtaaaaattgcatttggggctttctgctatatgagagctatcactctactattattaccagtcattatcatggaaaattattacaatggcattgtataacaaccctcatagtaataggtatattttaaatttttcaaatttgttcttttatttttccttccaagttgctgaggcccccctggcaccccttCACgacccccactttgaaaaccactggcctatatcccctccttttttaaaaatattccgttgaacactgatatgctacaaacatgttataaacagctgggaaaggctgtctcaaatccctcaaacaggtggtcaatcatagatttcaaacgaatgagggaacaacatgtcacaatgcaacacgctgttttcccttgatgtgTCAGGATCTGGACTGgactgatgtgtgatgtgtgatgtgtgtgtgtgtgtgttgtgtgtgtgtgtgtgtgtgtgtgtgtgttgaatcttTCTGAACCAGTGAAGCTTTCAATCCAATTGTATCGACAAAAAGGTTCAGTACTCGAAGCTTCAGAACTCTATGAGGACCTCTGCTGGTGAAAGTTAAGGATAGCATTGTCACGAAGTGTTTCAGAAATTATCCATGATTGTCTTTGAGTCGAAGATGAATAAATGTTGAGCATGAATTAATGGATAAATAGCTAAGCCTATTTTGTACCCTGCATAAATACAAATGTGCCTTCTCTACAAAAACAATAAAGGTAGTATTTTGGCTGTGAACATTTCTTGTATTTgtaaacaaataggctacatcaatttAGAAGGGAGATGAATAAAGAATGGGCATGCACATTGCTGTGATTATATTGAATACGTAGCCTAGACCAATTGTAATCTGGATTGTGTTGAAACTGTGCGATTCAGTCCTGCAACACGCCTGGACTCAAACCCGCGAAATAGTCACACCTTTGAACGGGAGTCGAGCGTGCTGacaattgagctaaaagcccaggtaATAAGCTTTCGTGTCAGCAGCAGTATGACTCTGTTGGCTCTCCCTCTTCAACAACCCACAACGGCGCCCCCCGTGTCGTGCAACTTTAATGCTTTGAATTAAATTTCGAAGCagtcacgtgggtgtgtgtgaaacgAAGCTTCGGACGTCACTGAGCACGTGATTATCACAAAACGAATCAAGCTCCGATACAAAGCTTCACTCCAAATTGGTTCATGTCTCCGATACACGCTTCGAAACAGGGGGTTCACGGGTAACATCactagtatgtatgtatgtatgtatgtatgtaaatgtcaagtttgtagtttaaaaataaagtATGTTTGTCTGAAGTACGGCCTGTAAGAGTCTTGCACGTGGGTCCTATCCTCGTAACCCTGACAGTACAATCCGACCTAGCATGGACCCAGCAGACTCCAGCATGGAGGAGCTTAAAAAGGTGGAGTACACCCTCATTAGGCTCAACTCTGAGCTGGGGAGGTCTACAGATTTGGAGTGCCGGCATGCAATTTCCTTGAGGCCCTGGCTATAGGAAATTCCAGGAATGGCTACCCTGGCCGACCAGCTCTCCGGTCTGGGAAAAAGTCTTCAGTCTCTCCTTGGTCCCTCCAGTGAGACTGCTAGCTTCCAGCCTGACCCGGTTCCTACATCAACTGGCTTCGGGCCAGTGTGCCAGGGGCTTAGGGTGGGACACCTTTAATAAATCTGGCCTCCAGCCAGCTGCTCCACATCTAGAACCCCAGCCTGAGTTCCAGATCCATGACCTAACTGCTATCCATGTCCCTGAGGAATCTCCCTTCTCAGGAACACGGTTGGCCATCAAGTCGAAGGCGAGAAGGCGAGGAAAGAAGGCGAGGTTCAAGGAGACAGCGAGGCCCTCCCTGCCAGAC is a genomic window of Alosa sapidissima isolate fAloSap1 chromosome 15, fAloSap1.pri, whole genome shotgun sequence containing:
- the LOC121684244 gene encoding uncharacterized protein LOC121684244; translated protein: MMRTGVLIGLVLLSLLSSGQSAEVDLKTLAEITRVFQTKYQPSGQTNSGVGVQYAVAINVPANQCGATFSQNFLSQEDERTVKRELTAKKLYQGPQMVAATPKGKSHSSKIHSERALLMCTDLDQAVTPVQNLLNKDKDGCVVFYTYNSPCLEYCLNPGFDENERNREKVGRERAERRGETYNLPPAVARCILNSLSMLSNHNGPKAFVFSQVYRNDINKPELAAALKKVAEQVPLYKCTTNSCVKCLNNNEINNECLS